From Bradyrhizobium symbiodeficiens, the proteins below share one genomic window:
- a CDS encoding glycosyltransferase family 2 protein, which translates to MTSTQLRIAVLVPCYNEEAAVATVVADFRKALPSAAIYVYDNNSRDRTATVAREAGAIVRSERRQGKGHVVRRMFADVEADVYVLVDGDATYDAPSASRMIDRLLDDHLDMVVGLRVDQVQAAYRLGHRTGNRMLTGFLASTFGHAFKDILSGYRVFSRRFVKSFPVLSDGFEIETELAVYALELSLPVAEIETPYYARPEGSFSKLNTWRDGFRILGTMVKLYRSERPLRFFTVIGGLLALAAVILAIPIVITFIETGLVPRLPTAVLSMGLMIMALLSVSSGLVLDTVTRGRREMKMLAYLSQPTLKSS; encoded by the coding sequence ATGACCTCAACGCAACTTCGCATCGCGGTGCTGGTGCCCTGCTACAACGAGGAAGCGGCGGTCGCCACCGTCGTTGCCGATTTCCGCAAGGCGCTGCCGTCGGCAGCGATCTACGTCTATGACAACAATTCCCGCGACCGCACCGCGACCGTCGCGCGCGAAGCGGGCGCGATCGTGCGCAGCGAGCGCCGGCAGGGCAAGGGCCACGTCGTGCGCCGCATGTTCGCCGACGTCGAGGCCGACGTCTACGTGCTGGTCGACGGCGATGCGACCTATGATGCGCCGAGCGCATCTCGCATGATCGACCGGCTGCTCGATGATCATCTCGACATGGTGGTCGGTCTTCGCGTCGATCAGGTCCAGGCCGCCTACCGGCTCGGCCACCGCACCGGCAACCGCATGCTGACCGGCTTTCTGGCGTCGACCTTCGGTCACGCTTTCAAGGACATCCTGTCCGGCTACCGCGTGTTCTCGCGCCGCTTCGTCAAATCCTTCCCCGTCCTCTCCGACGGCTTCGAGATCGAGACGGAGCTCGCGGTCTATGCGCTGGAACTGTCGCTGCCGGTCGCCGAGATCGAGACCCCCTATTACGCGCGCCCCGAAGGCTCGTTCTCCAAGCTCAACACCTGGCGCGACGGATTTCGCATCCTCGGCACCATGGTGAAGCTCTACCGTTCGGAGCGGCCGTTGCGCTTCTTCACGGTGATCGGAGGCCTGTTGGCGCTGGCCGCGGTGATCCTCGCGATCCCGATCGTGATTACCTTCATCGAGACCGGCCTCGTGCCGCGCCTCCCGACCGCCGTGCTGTCGATGGGCTTGATGATCATGGCCCTGCTCTCGGTGTCTTCTGGGCTCGTGCTCGACACAGTGACGCGAGGGCGTCGGGAGATGAAGATGCTGGCCTATCTGTCCCAACCGACCTTGAAAAGCAGCTGA
- a CDS encoding GNAT family N-acetyltransferase, whose protein sequence is MTDLSLTILPEAAGDAQSIERLHERTFGPGRFVLSAYRIREHVDHVLELSFTARIGTLLVGSVRQLPVLVGETPALLLGPLTVEPPFRGRGVGRLLMERALKDAKAKDHRLVLLVGDEPYYSRVGFKPVPKGRVTMPGPVDAARILVFELVDGAFEGVSGPVGPDWSKARAG, encoded by the coding sequence ATGACCGATCTCTCACTGACCATCCTCCCTGAAGCCGCCGGCGACGCCCAGTCGATCGAGCGGCTGCACGAACGCACCTTCGGTCCCGGCCGCTTCGTGCTCAGCGCCTACCGGATCCGCGAGCACGTCGACCATGTGCTCGAATTGTCCTTCACGGCCCGCATCGGCACGCTGCTGGTCGGCTCGGTCAGGCAATTGCCGGTGCTGGTCGGCGAGACGCCGGCGCTGCTGCTCGGCCCGCTCACGGTCGAGCCGCCGTTCCGCGGCCGCGGTGTCGGCCGTCTGCTGATGGAGCGCGCGCTCAAGGACGCGAAGGCGAAAGATCACCGCCTCGTGCTGCTGGTCGGCGACGAGCCCTATTACAGCCGCGTCGGCTTCAAGCCGGTCCCGAAAGGCCGTGTCACCATGCCCGGCCCGGTCGACGCCGCCCGTATCCTGGTGTTCGAGCTCGTCGACGGCGCCTTCGAAGGCGTGTCGGGCCCGGTCGGCCCCGACTGGAGCAAGGCGCGGGCAGGGTAG
- a CDS encoding TonB-dependent receptor produces MSFQSRRAQRLGGASLLLLGAAATPAFAQTPAQDKSSSEIPAVTVTAPSPIVRRAVVPSRNPGRGTRTARVRSRQQTAEAEPAASVPTAPQQGVLSVVTNQFATVTVVPNEEIRREGGGQLGDLLFSKPGITGSSFAPGASSRPIIRGLDVNRVGIVENGTNASGASDLGEDHFVPIDPLATNQIEVVRGPAALRYGSTSIGGVVSATNNRIPDALPACAPSFQAYGLPTKAPLASAATSPCVTAETRTAFSSVDRGVESGVLLDTGGGNFAFHADAYGRTTSDYSIPSYPYLNDQTRAVNGRQPNSATRSDGASIGGSYFFQGGYIGASITQNDSLYHIPGIDGADHQTRIDGHQTKINVKGEYHPDAAAIDAVRFWAGATDYRHNEIGLADPADLNSDGIRQTFTNKEQEIRTEVQLMPFNARFAEVTTALGFQVGHQELSAPSPDNPGTLFNGLWDPNNSNRVAGYAFNEFMFTEATRAQIAGRIEHVELHGTTPDFPADYLPDGTPQAGIARNPSFTPKSGSIGLLQDLPGGMVGSITAQYVERAPKAAELFSRGGHDATATFDIGNPNLTIETAKSVELGVRRATGPFRFEATVYYTHFDNFIYRRLTGVSCDDDFASCGNPGAELNQAVYSQRNANFRGGEFQSQLDVAAFQGGIWGIENQFDFVRATFSDGTNVPRIPPMRMGGGVFWRDDNWLMRVNLLHAFAQNNVAAIAETPTAGYNLLKAEVSYKTKLDRNWFGAREMMAGIVGNNLLNENIRNSVSYTKDEVLMPGIGVRAFANFKF; encoded by the coding sequence ATGTCATTTCAATCGCGACGCGCGCAGCGTCTTGGCGGAGCAAGCCTGCTCCTGCTCGGTGCCGCCGCCACGCCCGCTTTCGCCCAAACGCCTGCGCAAGACAAATCGTCGAGCGAAATCCCCGCCGTCACCGTGACGGCGCCGAGCCCCATCGTGCGCAGAGCGGTGGTGCCGTCGCGCAATCCCGGCCGCGGCACGCGGACCGCGCGGGTGCGCAGCCGCCAACAAACGGCGGAAGCGGAGCCGGCAGCCTCCGTGCCCACCGCGCCTCAGCAGGGCGTGCTGTCAGTCGTGACCAACCAGTTCGCGACGGTCACCGTGGTGCCCAATGAGGAGATCCGCCGCGAGGGCGGCGGCCAGCTCGGCGATCTCCTGTTCTCCAAGCCAGGCATCACCGGATCGAGCTTCGCGCCCGGCGCATCGAGCCGGCCGATCATCCGGGGTCTCGACGTCAACCGCGTCGGCATCGTCGAGAACGGCACCAATGCGAGCGGCGCCTCCGATCTCGGCGAGGATCATTTCGTTCCGATCGATCCGCTCGCGACCAACCAGATCGAAGTGGTGCGCGGGCCCGCCGCGCTGCGCTACGGCTCGACCTCGATCGGCGGCGTCGTCAGCGCCACCAACAACCGGATTCCAGACGCGCTACCTGCCTGCGCGCCGTCATTCCAGGCTTACGGACTGCCGACCAAAGCTCCGCTCGCGAGCGCCGCGACCTCGCCTTGCGTCACCGCCGAGACCCGCACCGCGTTCTCTTCAGTCGATCGCGGCGTCGAGAGCGGCGTGCTGCTCGACACCGGCGGCGGCAATTTCGCCTTCCACGCCGACGCCTATGGCCGCACGACCTCGGACTATTCCATCCCGAGCTATCCCTATCTGAACGACCAGACGCGCGCCGTGAACGGCCGCCAGCCGAACTCGGCAACGCGCTCGGACGGCGCCTCGATCGGCGGCTCCTATTTCTTCCAGGGCGGCTATATCGGCGCGTCGATCACCCAGAACGACTCGCTCTACCACATCCCCGGCATCGACGGCGCCGACCACCAGACACGGATCGACGGCCACCAGACCAAGATCAACGTCAAGGGCGAGTACCATCCCGACGCCGCCGCGATCGACGCGGTGCGCTTCTGGGCCGGTGCGACCGATTACCGGCACAACGAGATCGGGCTTGCCGATCCAGCCGACCTCAACAGCGACGGCATCAGGCAGACCTTCACCAACAAGGAGCAGGAGATCCGCACCGAGGTGCAGCTGATGCCGTTCAACGCGCGCTTCGCCGAAGTGACGACGGCGCTGGGCTTCCAGGTCGGCCATCAGGAATTGAGCGCGCCGAGCCCGGATAATCCCGGCACGCTGTTCAACGGCCTATGGGATCCGAACAACAGCAACCGCGTTGCCGGCTACGCCTTCAACGAGTTCATGTTTACCGAGGCGACGCGGGCGCAGATCGCCGGCCGCATCGAGCATGTCGAGCTGCACGGCACGACGCCGGACTTCCCGGCCGATTATTTGCCCGACGGCACGCCGCAGGCGGGCATCGCGCGCAATCCGTCGTTCACGCCGAAGAGCGGCAGCATCGGCCTGTTGCAGGACCTGCCCGGCGGCATGGTCGGCAGCATCACCGCGCAATATGTCGAGCGCGCGCCGAAGGCGGCCGAGCTGTTTTCCCGCGGCGGCCACGATGCGACTGCGACCTTCGACATCGGCAATCCAAACCTCACGATCGAGACCGCCAAATCGGTCGAGCTCGGCGTGCGCAGGGCGACGGGGCCGTTCCGCTTCGAGGCGACCGTCTACTACACGCATTTCGACAATTTCATCTACCGCCGCCTCACCGGCGTGTCCTGCGACGACGACTTCGCATCCTGCGGCAATCCGGGCGCGGAGCTGAACCAGGCAGTGTATTCGCAGCGCAATGCCAATTTCCGCGGCGGCGAATTCCAGTCGCAGCTCGACGTCGCCGCCTTCCAGGGCGGCATCTGGGGCATCGAGAACCAGTTCGATTTCGTCCGCGCCACCTTCAGCGACGGCACCAACGTGCCGCGGATTCCGCCGATGCGGATGGGCGGCGGCGTGTTCTGGCGCGACGACAACTGGCTGATGCGCGTCAACCTGCTGCACGCCTTCGCGCAGAACAACGTCGCTGCGATCGCGGAGACGCCGACGGCGGGCTATAATTTGTTGAAGGCCGAGGTCAGCTACAAGACCAAGCTCGACCGCAACTGGTTCGGTGCGCGCGAGATGATGGCCGGCATCGTCGGCAACAACCTCCTCAACGAGAACATCCGCAACTCCGTATCCTACACCAAGGACGAGGTGCTGATGCCCGGCATCGGCGTCAGGGCGTTCGCGAACTTCAAGTTCTAG
- a CDS encoding DUF2946 domain-containing protein, which translates to MKWFRSNIRHGARLAIFAMLVQFALTFGHSHWFAQATPLVQASFQQTDGAKDSTKNSAKSGAANDRAAVQKQSPSGPDREHPGEDNCAICAVVAMAGTVISATPPVLLLPQAIELLYRTTDAEFLHLKSARTAFQPRAPPTS; encoded by the coding sequence ATGAAGTGGTTCCGGTCGAATATCAGGCACGGCGCCCGGCTCGCGATCTTCGCGATGCTGGTGCAGTTCGCGCTGACGTTCGGCCACAGCCACTGGTTCGCCCAGGCCACGCCGCTTGTCCAGGCCTCGTTCCAGCAGACCGACGGCGCCAAGGACAGCACTAAGAACAGTGCCAAGAGCGGCGCTGCGAACGACCGTGCCGCGGTCCAGAAACAATCGCCCTCAGGCCCCGACCGCGAGCACCCGGGCGAGGACAATTGCGCGATCTGCGCCGTGGTCGCGATGGCGGGCACCGTCATATCGGCAACGCCGCCCGTGCTGCTGCTGCCGCAGGCGATCGAGCTGCTCTACCGCACCACCGATGCCGAATTCCTTCATCTCAAATCGGCCCGCACCGCGTTCCAGCCGCGCGCCCCTCCCACGTCCTGA